A window of Ictidomys tridecemlineatus isolate mIctTri1 chromosome 1, mIctTri1.hap1, whole genome shotgun sequence contains these coding sequences:
- the LOC144366120 gene encoding sperm motility kinase 4A-like, whose amino-acid sequence MRDQCSQSRVELQEQSSCSEPAFTDHYMVLKDIGEGGFAQLKLARHLLTGTQVAVKVLAKGATKFTLLSEPEMMAELDHPNVIHLFQVMETKKYLYLIMEHAGGGELWDFIPTTGMDEEEARRMFRQIGQAVQYCHQKGIVHLDLKPENVMVDDERNVKLIDFGLSTRVTAGKKLNKFFGTLLYVPPEIICHQEYEGPPADIWSLGVVLYSMLTGIWPFEASTDSKLKKLIRLGRYIIPSHVSKEAKSLIREILKVDPKQRPTIDQVMGHPWLTQGEDAPPNSPCEVLPKLPDLTILKTMINMGYDHYNTWVSVVRRKFNDAMATYRILQHQSTQGEASTAQVKPKHYPGPKDPPWVCHKKFPSEPALPLPCEQQQQPARRASMPTITLRCFLKDTLPPSPASQPDPVSSPSPSQETSRRQAPDRIPGWKRVRRRIAKCLRQLCCIPCFRGPLSRKRVVPVETPSPDRQN is encoded by the coding sequence ATGAGAGATCAGTGTAGTCAGAGCAGAGTAGAGCTGCAGGAGCAGAGCTCTTGCTCTGAGCCTGCCTTCACGGACCATTACATGGTCCTGAAGGACATTGGGGAAGGGGGCTTTGCCCAGTTGAAACTTGCCCGCCATCTTCTTACTGGGACACAGGTTGCAGTGAAGGTCTTGGCCAAAGGAGCCACGAAATTCACCTTGCTATCTGAACCAGAGATGATGGCGGAATTGGACCACCCAAATGTGATCCACCTCTTTCAGGTTATGGAGACCAAGAAATACCTCTACCTCATCATGGAGCACGCAGGTGGGGGAGAGCTTTGGGATTTCATCCCAACAACTGGCATGGACGAGGAGGAGGCCCGCAGAATGTTTAGGCAGATCGGGCAGGCCGTGCAGTACTGCCACCAGAAGGGCATCGTGCACCTGGACCTGAAGCCGGAGAACGTGATGGTGGATGACGAACGCAATGTGAAGCTCATTGACTTTGGCCTGAGCACCAGAGTCACAGCTGGAAAGAAGCTCAATAAATTCTTTGGCACTCTCCTCTATGTTCCCCCAGAAATTATCTGTCATCAAGAATATGAGGGCCCCCCGGCAGACATCTGGAGCTTGGGTGTGGTCCTCTATTCAATGCTCACAGGGATCTGGCCCTTTGAGGCAAGCACCGATAGCAAGCTGAAGAAACTCATCAGGTTGGGAAGGTACATCATTCCTTCACATGTCTCCAAGGAAGCCAAGAGCCTCATCCGTGAGATACTCAAAGTGGACCCCAAGCAGAGGCCCACCATAGACCAGGTAATGGGGCACCCGTGGCTGACCCAGGGTGAGGACGCTCCACCCAATTCTCCTTGTGAGGTACTCCCCAAACTCCCAGACCTCACAATCTTGAAAACTATGATCAACATGGGTTATGACCACTATAACACCTGGGTGTCCGTGGTGAGAAGGAAATTCAATGATGCCATGGCCACTTACCGCATCCTCCAGCACCAGAGCACCCAAGGGGAGGCCTCCACTGCCCAGGTGAAGCCCAAGCATTACCCAGGCCCTAAGGATCCTCCCTGGGTCTGCCACAAGAAGTTTCCCAGTGAGCCTGCCCTTCCCTTGCCctgtgagcagcagcagcagcctgctaGAAGAGCCAGCATGCCCACCATCACTCTCCGCTGCTTCCTCAAGGACACActgcctcccagcccagcctcccagcctgACCCAGTGTCCAGCCCCTCACCCTCCCAAGAGACCTCCAGAAGGCAAGCCCCAGACAGAATCCCGGGTTggaagagggtgaggaggaggattgCCAAATGCCTCAGGCAGCTATGCTGCATACCCTGCTTCCGTGGGCCACTCTCCAGAAAGAGAGTGGTTCCCGTGGAAACGCCCAGCCCAGACAGACAGAACTGA